CTCAAATAGTTGTGGTGCATCATGTCAAAAAAGCCTCCCAGTGCAGATATGTTAGATTGTCTCATTTAATAAGTCCATCTCATGCGCTCTAGAGTCTAGACACGTGCAACCAAATTATCCATTAATAATCGAACTGACAGCTCAGTCAGACAGAAAAgccttcatgtaaacaccttaatcgatCTGACTGAAATTTCGATTGGAATGAAAGGGgtggtttatttcttttctaatCCGATAGAGAGATCCTGTAAACACTTGATCAGATTGAAAACCAAAACTGGAAAGGACTGCACATGTGagctctactaatgagctgatgatctgaatcaggtgtgtttgattacggagacatggaaaacatgcagtgttgaggggggctccaggaatgtggtttggaattagcataattattattaatagaatAGAGTTTTAATGCATGACAAAacaaagcacatttaaaacaattattgaAGAATTGTTACATGTTAAAATCTGACTATTGATCAATCTGGGCCCACCCGTAGCTCCACCCCTGCTTCAAAGCAAGCATTGTTGGggaaatatttatgaaaatgtgaggaaaagaaaatgccacaatgtctctttcttctcttatttatttacagtatgtagGATAAAGAGATACAGATCAAGAATCAGTAACAAGATACACTTAAAAAGGTATTATTTAACTTTCTAGATTGGATGGAattggattaaatattttgattcatGACCGGTAATCCCAATATGAATTGGATTACCATCCCCACCCACCGACTGAACCTGGTTTCTCCTAAggtttttttccctccatttttgtcacctgatggagaTGAGGACCTGTCTGTGTCAGTGCTGAAACTCTTCAAGCaaagttacatttatagacaccTCAAATCTCAAACACACATTAGTCCTCATTAATACAGGTCCATATGTTAATGATTCTTCATGATTTTAATCTTAAATCATACGCTGAAGGTTTAGAATTATTGGAATCACATTCTTCAAAGCTCCTGTTATTTTAAGGGAAACAGTAGATAACCACTGAAAGTGTTGTAGTTATTCGGGCTATCATATATCCTTGTGTTAGCCCAAAGTCTCACATAGACAACATCTCCAACCTCCAGGATCAACACAACTCCATTCGAGGAGTTCATCCGATCCTTAGGCTGAATATCATGTGCTATAACTATACGCTCTCTATTCTTATAAATGGCTGCAGATGTAGTTCCTTCAACACCAAATACAGTGAATCTGAACATGTACGCTCCTTTCAGTGGGGCTGTGAAAACACCTAAATCAAATAACAAGAAATACAGAATCAGCTGTTTCCTGTATGATTGCTCAATTACCAAACACACTGTGTAATAGTTTTGAAAGATGGCAGATCATTTAATTCTCTTACACACATTACACAACTGCAGAGAGTTCTGAATGGAGCAGAAGGGTTTTCATTACTATAAACTGAGTTTTATGACTCCATTTCATTGATAATTACCTGTAATTGGGTTGTAGGCGTTCCCTATGTTTGTGAAGACGTTCCTGTAGGTTAGTGTGATGTCAGTGGTAAAAGAACCAATATGTCCACTGCCAGATTCCATCAGTCCAGCTGAAAAAGCTATTTCTCTGTCTGTTATTGAAAAACATAagcaatattgtgatatattactCTATTACACTGAGAATTATACTCTGAATTTAACATCATTCAAGCACACTTTCACCTCTATTTTCCTTTCTCAACTCCACTTGACTCAGAGTAAGATTTGAAATTTCTGTGAAGGAATAAAGATTCtgttaaatgacatttacaCTACTAATTATAATAGATAGACTAAAAAATTTACACAACTTTACACTAACATTTACACCTGTTTAATGTATTACATTGGTGTTTTACTTTGAGGATCATTAATAAAAGATGAATCTTAATGTGAATGTTTTGGTGAAGTACCATCATTTTTCTTGTTCAGCTCTTCCAGGATAAACTTGTGTTGCATCTCTAAAGCTCTGATGttttctttctgctctgtaacggtggcggtcagttctctgatgttttctttctgctctgtaTCCGTGGTGGTCAGTTCTCTGATGTTTGctttctgctctgtaacggtGGCGGTCAGTTCTCTGATGTTTGCTTTCTGCTCTGTATCCGTGGTGGTCAGTTCTCTGATGTTTGctttctgctctgtaacggtggcggtcagttctctgatgtttgctttctgctctgtaacggtGGCGGTCAGTTCTCTCAGTGCTGCATGGATGTCAAGGAAGCCCAGATTGCAGTATTGTTGGCTGTCAGTTGAAGCTTCAGCTCTCAAAGTGTCTGTTTGAGGTGGATTCTGTCTTCCGTCCTCAGAGCTGATCTGTTGACTGATCTCATTCTCATTGAGTCCTCCATCTACCTGCTGCTGGACGACAAACACAAAGGTTTCCAACAGCAGCAGTATACATACTAAAGCCTTCATTCTTCACTGATGTTTGTTTCCAGCTCTTGCTCTGTCATCCCCACAGCCTCTCATGTTCCTTTTATATTGTCCtgatttactgtttttttgtacTTGATTTATATTACTTCAGATAAATAAGTAGTTCAAGTTAATTGTTAATCATAATCAAAGGGATGTTCCAGGTTCAGTAAATGTTTATCtctatttacaacatttgtGGCATTATGTTGATCACAAcaataagaaagaaaataagaaaataactGATTCATCTCTCtccctttttttaatttatttatatagatcagcAGTCAGCATCCTTAAAGCATGCAAAGGGAAAATCAATCAACCCTCTAGTCACATGAATGGATTTTTGGATCTCacattttaatagtatttattgGACCTAACTTAATAAAACAGGCTGTGTGACTATGAGGAATGATTAACTTAAAATGTATGTCCATATGCAAGTTTGAGTGAAATGAAATACATTAGCTATTGTCACATGCCAGTGATTATCCAGACCTCTAATATATTTCTGACCTCTGATATAGATGGTCATGCCACTCTCTGATATCCATGTGAATATCTTACAAAAGTTACCTGGTTTACCAGTTTTATGACAAAGGAAACATTGGATATAAATTTACATAGACAAGATTAGTAAGTGACGATtacatatataatgttgaagCCTTGTGGCAATACTATTGTTGTAACAGTCAGGATCcaatgatgatgaagatgaaatAACATAAGATTTATTTACGAACACAATAATAAGCCAAACTCCAAAACAGTGTGCTAGTGCACAGACAACAACCGACAAATGAAGAAGACAAAgggaggaacttaaatacagaGATGATCAACTCAAATgacgaacagctgtgatgattagttagtgtccatggtgactgataAGTGTCGGGAAAATAGAATAAAGGAACACGTGATGaatgaaaacagaaactaaCAGAAGATTACTGTGACATTGCAACTCCCTTCAGCAAGGGCTGGGTTTCCCGGCTGGATGGGGCTCTGGAACGAGCACTGGGCAGACCTCTGGGACTGGATGGAGCACAGGGAGGAGCTCTGGGACTGGAAGGAGCATAGGGTGGAGTTCTGGGAATGGAAGGAACCCATGTGTGtgcagcccacacacacacacacaacatggcTGTGGCCATAATGGTCAGCGCTTCATTCACAGAAGCTGACTCAAGGGCAGGAACCAGCTCTGGGATTTCTCTCTCAGGAACAAGCTCAGGCATGGCgaccatcttggctgagggctcaggcgcgGCTGCCATGACAGGACTAGACTTTGGAATGGCGGCCATGACTGGATGAGACACTGGACTGGCAGTCATGACAGAACAAGACTTTGGACTGGCGGCTATGACGGGAAAAGACTCTGGAATGGACAAGTGTGTCTTTGTTGGTCATAATGAGCCAAGGAACAGGTGGTAGCTGCCACTGGAACTTGTTGATGGAGTtggtaaattaattaaaaggaATGAAAAGGACAAACAGGGAAACAAATAGCACACTCTAACCtaataataataggctaataataaaatattatacattttttaaggaatatcaaacaatttcacattatttaaatggatagttcacccaaaaatgaaaattctgtcatcatttactcaccctcaatgttgttccaaacctgtatacatttctttgttctgctgaacgcaaaggaagatatttggaagaatgtttgtaaccaagcagatctcaccccccattgactaccagtattttttttcctactattaTATTCAATGGGATGGCGATTTATTCATTGTGGACGAGTGAACCCGGGAATTGCTGCTCATGTGGTCAGTGACATGATTGTCTGCTGTAAATAAAAAGTCATGTGCTTGGAATAACAAGACTACATTCATACTTAAtttaataatagaaaaaataatgtCCTAATtattctttaattatttaaacttCCTGTTTAAAAATAGGAAGTTAGACACTATATTTGAAATGATTTACTGTCttgcattaaatataaaatgatggATGTCATTTTAAAAGCAGTGATGAAATAGTATTCTTTTAAATACTTTCCAGTGAAGCGTAGCGGTTATCGTACAGTGCTCGACAGTTTTAATCTCAGAATTTTTAAGCGATCTCTTCTTGTAAACTCAGAGATGTGGATTTGAGCAATTAAATTACCACACATCAAATTTTTATGGATTGGGTTAGTCAGCTGGAGAACTTGTTTAAAATAAGCTGTTTAAAGTAGCAAAGGCAAAATGTTCCACCAAGCTACACGCTGTGACGGAGAGACATCCTTGCACTGAACTATTTAAATCCCTCCCAATCTTTGATCCAGCCAAGGTATCTGGTTTAAAACCTAATATTAAGAAGTATGTCCAAGTTGTCCCGGCTTTGAGCAAAGTCTTTGCAGAGTAGTGGCATCTCTTCATATGTATGGACAAGGGTGTGCAGCTGAGGTTAGAGCAGTGGAGTGGTGGGCGGCAAGGGAAGATCAACTGCCAGCACTCGCCCCACTGGCTGCACTGTACCTGCATCTCCCCACTACTTTAGTGGAAGtggagagactttttttttacttctaacaCAGCACAGACCCAGCCTAACAGGACAATATTAAAACAAGTGCTCTtcatgtgggaagagtttctcTCAGTCAAGAAACCTTAAAGACATGAGAGCGGTCATGAGAAGCTGCACCAGTGCTCTACATGACACTTCAGCCTATGCCAGTGGTCAGCCTATGCCAAAACTGGCCCGCCAGCAATAATATCTGGCTTGTGCCCGCAgccagattattttttatagctGCTGGTTCTAAAATAGATCTTCGTCTCGTGGTGCCGTCTAATATTATCGACTTTTTTCGTGTCGCATTGTGCTGCAACAGCTAAAAGTTGCCTACACTGTTACGCAACAAACCGAccattgcaaagcacttggactacgtcagaaacagaacggggaatccgtttactgttGCGAATGTGTTATGTCGCGTGACTCGCATCATGCGGCATCTAGTATAGACAATatcattgattataatgggttctattatcttatGACGCGTTGCATCGCGCCGCTCACGTCCGGTGTAGACATGGtgttatattctttgaaaacagcTACAACTTTGTTGCAGATAAGACACACtggctttgcattcacaaaactaggtaagaacgcatagttgtctttccattcttctttgtatgccctatttttgctgtcaactttcctctttagactctttgatagtgccgttttctctcaccagctagcttaaatgttaacatcactctgcacacgATGTAATAACGTACCTCCAAcatgcaaaaaattaaaataaatgcagtttagtacgtgaggatgccaaggaataattctgagtgtaaCAGTAGGCAacgtcaaataattattacaataagttaggctccattgtgtaaaaagcaaattaaaatgatacacatttattgttcacaatatggaaagaggaaataaaacataggCCTAGTTTgttaagagcatgactcaaacatgccattaatgggcttattcaCGGGCGCCTTTTattttctgcctttttttcctcttctggACAAACTCAGAAAATGCCATTTCCGGTCGATAATTTTCGGCAGCCAAAAttttggtgcatccctactgaatttaaaagtaaattaacAGTTAACACAGTTACATTGTGACGACGTAACTGGAACGGGCCATATTCGTTGTAGCGACGTACCAAATAACGTTCCAGTGACGTAACTTTGTAATTCCCATAATCGTCATTGCGACGTTATAGTGGTACATTGCTGGAACGTGGCTGGTAAGTCCTAACGACCACCTTACCACCTTGACCTTTACTCACCTTTACTCCAGGGAATGGATATGTGCTCGGTCGGTCCATAACCTTAAAATCCATGTAAAACTGATAAACTCAAACATCTCATTCTCTGTGAAAAACCGTATAAATTCTAATGGTTAAAAGCAATTGTATTGTTTTAATACCTTTACAAATCAATATGCAATGGAAACCAATACAAACCCTATGAAGAAACGCAGAAACACTGCATTAATTCAATACTATTCAGTGTTACTACAGTGTTACAATTATGTCCATTCTGATAATCGcccagaaaatgaactgtaactgtaatgatgggtcgacagaatgtggatccatttgcagctagtttattaaaagtacttacagagtagacagggcaaaggcagaggcataaacagtaacaggcaatggtcgaggcaggcggcagacaaacagagtcagggtacaggcaaggatcagggcaggcagcaaacaatcacagtccaggaaacaggcaaagatcagggtaggcagcaaagggtcgcagggaataaacagtccaatcggtaacagataaacagtccacagaaaaacgctcagaaatgatcacctcggcaaatcaagacttcgcgatgtgtgtgtgtgtgagtgtgtcttatatagtgtgagtgtgatgcggtgcaggtgtgtgtgcaatcagtcccaggagtgagggcccatgggaaccgtagtccgaatgagaactgatcagtattccggtgatggctccctccggtggtccggaggaagggccgaagGAGCCatattcgtgacagagccccccccctgtgagcggctccagacgcgaggaagcggacgccggggtctaccacgtggtcgaggggccggtctctccgggtgcgtccgatgaaattcctctgtgagtgaggggtccaggatatcatccgcattgacccaggatcgctcctccgggccgtacccctcccagtcggcTAAGTATTGTAGTCTCCTACCCTGGCGCCTGGAGTCGAGCAGCTCTCGTACTTGATAGGCTTCCTCGCCTTCAATCATCAAGGGTGGGGGGGAGCGGACCTCGGCTCCCTCTGGCTCCCCTCTCGGACCCCCGGAGGGTTTCAGCAGcgaaacatgaaaagtgggagAGACACGGTAATTAGCAGGCAAGTCTAAACGAAATGATACTGGGGTGATTTGTTTGATAATTTGaaagggccctacaaacctgggactgagttttcTGCATGGAAGTCTTAGCCGGAGGTCTCTGGTGGACAGCCAAACCCATTGTCCCACGGCGTACTGGGGATTGGGACGTCGGTGACGATTGGCCTGCATCTCCTGCCTTCTTACGGCGCGTTGTAGGTGATGGTGAGCTTGGTCCCAGGTTTCTTCGCTTCTTTGCATCCATTCAGTAACAGACGGTAGATTGGATGGTTCACCAGACCAAGGAAATAATGGAGGTTGGAAGCCCAAGATGCACTGAAAGGGCGTGACACCAGTGGCAGGTTTCTGTAGGGAGTTTTGGGCGTACTCCGCCCAGAGCAGATAACGGCTCCAGTCAGTCTGGTTGCGCTGGCAGTAGGTGCGTAAGAATCGTGTTAGTTCTTGGTTCATGcgctctgtttggccattggattcTGGATGGTACCCTGAAGTGAGGCTGACGTTGATATTGAGACTCTTGAAGAATGATGACCAGACTCGAGATGTAAACTGTGGGCCCCTGTCTGATACAATGTCCTCAGGTAGTCCATAGAAACGGAACACATAATTGCATAGAAGCTCAGCTGTTTCGAATGCTGTGGGTAGCTTGGCCAGTGGTATGAGTCtgcatgcttttgagaaacggtcGATGACTGTGAGTATGGTGGTGTGGCCCTGGGATTCTGGGAGATCCGTGACAAAATCAATGGCTATGTGAGACCAGGGACGTTGAGGAATGGGTAATGGTTGTAACAGTCCAGCTGGCGCTTGGTGTGAAGCCTTGGTGGTTTGACAGGGTGTACAGTTAGTGATGAAGCGGGTAGTGTCGGATAACATGGAGTCCCACCAGAACTGATTTTGTAGCAGATGGAGAGTGGCTGTAACACCCGGATGACCAGAGCTTGGGAAGTCGTGCACGTGATGAAGTAGTCTGTCCCGAAGCTGTGCTGGGACGTAGGTGCGGTCCGGCGGGCATGTTGGAGGAGGAGTGGTCTGTTCGTTGGCATGTGTGATCTCTGTGATAATGTCCCATTGAACTGGAGCCAGCAGTAAGGTGTCAGGGATTATGTTCTCTGCGATTTCTGTCCGTTCCACCTCCTCATGCTGCCGTGACAGCGCGTCTGCCTTGGTGTTCTTAGAGCCTGGTCTATAAGTTACAGAGAACTGGAAGCGCGTGAAGAACAAGGCCCACCTAGCTTGCCGTGGATTTAGACGCTTGGCGGAACGCAGGTATTCCAGGTTTTTATGGTCTGTGAGAATGGTGAACGGATGttttgctccctccagccagtgacgCCACTCCTCCAGTGCTGCCTTCATAGCCAGTAATTCCCGATTGCCCACATCGTAATTACGTTCAGCCGCCGACATTTTCCTGGAATAAAAGGCACACGGGTACATCTTCTCTGGGTTACCTTGGCGCTGAGAAAGGACGGCCCCTATGCCCGTGCTGGAGGCGTCCACTTCTACAATGAAGGGAAGTTCAGGGtctgggtgacggagaatgggtgctgacgtgaaacgctcctttagcTCTTGGAAAGCCTGTATTGCCTCAGAGGACCAGATGAGACGTGAGGACTGCCGCTTGGTCATGGACGTTAACGGGGCTGCAACGCCGCTGAAGTTCCGTATGaatcgcctgtagaagttggcaaaccccAGGAACCGTTGTAACTCCTTCAGTGTGCGAGGTTGTGGCCAGTCCTGTACCGCCCTCACCTTACTGTCATCCATGGCCACGCCCTCACGGCTGATAATGTAACCCAGAAAGGTTGTGGAGGTTTGGTGAAATTCGCATTTCTCTGCTTTTGCATAAAGTTTGTGTTGTATCAGTCTTTGGAGTACCGCCCGTACGTGCTGAACATGTTCCCTGAGAGAGTTggagtagatgaggatgtcatctatgtagactATGACCCAGCGATTAAGCATGTCACGGAAGACGTCGTTAATAAAGGACTGGAAGACAGAGGGACTGTTGGCTagcccgaacggcatgacgagggtctcgtagtgaccagtggtggtggaaaaagctgtcttccattcgtcccctTCTCGGATGCGAATCAGGTTGTACGCACAGCGAAGGTCCAACTTGGTAAAGTATGTGGCCTGCCTGAGTTGTTCGAGGGCTGGAGGAACTAGAGGTAAGGGGTACCGGAACTTGATGGTGATGTCATTGAGTCCACGGTAGTCGATACAAGGTCTTAATCCGCCGTCCTTTTTCTTGACGAAGAAGAATCCTGAGGCTGCCGGTGATGTGGACGGGCGGATAAATCCTTTGGCTAGTTCCTCCTCGATGTGGGCTTTCATGGCTGCTGACTCGGGTTGTGACAGGGGAAAGATCCTGCCCTTGGGAGGTGTGGTTCCAGGCAAcaggtcgatggcacagtccccgGAGCGATGAGGAGGAAGTTCGGTGGACTTGTTCTTACTGAAGGCCACAGCCAGATCGGAGTATTCTTCGGGTATGTTTAATTTCTCGGTGTCAGAATCGTGGAGTGCAGCGGCTTGAACTGGCAGGGGAGTGATTTGTTTCAAGCAGTTTGCATGGCAGTTAGCGTCCCATTGTACAATCTggccctccttccaggaaatgTGTGGGTTATGGGTTCTGAGCCACGGCAGACCAAGGATCACGGGgttgttgggtgagtggatAACGTAGAAGCGAATGAGCTCATGGTGAAGGGCCCCTACTTGTAAAGCGAGTTCGTCTGTGATATGGATCACTTTGCCTCCGCCGATGGgcttcccatctagcgcctccactgtcaacagggaattacagtctgttAGTGAGATGTTATGATTTTTGATGAAAGCATCAGACATGAAGTTCCCGGCGGCTCCAGAATCCAGCAAGGCGTGAGTGGATAGACGTTGGCCATTTACGGTAATCTGAATGGGAATTTTAAAGCAGTTGGAGTGTGGTGCagaactcaccgctttgggaTTGGAAGACTGAGGTCGTACGGGGCAGTTAATCTTGATATGGCCGGCCTGGCCGCAGTAGAGACACAGATGTAGTtgtcgtctcctttctctctcttcgggAAGTAGCGGAGTGTAGCCGAGTTGCATGGGTTCCAAAGCGGGTCCGGCTGAGGCGGATAGCCGAACGGGTCGTCGGGTGCGTAGCAGATTGTCAATGTGAATGGCCAGTTCGATGAAAGCGTTGAGCGAGCTTCCCTCATCCCGGCACGCGAGTTCAGCTTGTAATTCCAGTGATAGACCCCTTCGGAAAAGCAGTTTTAATGTGTCCTCAACCCAGTTCGTCTGAGCGGCGAGAGTGCGAAAGTTGAGCGCGTActcagctgctgtttgtttaccttgGCTGAGAGACAATAGCTGATCGCCGACGCTCTTGCCTCCTTCGGGATGTTCGAAGACCTCTTTAAAGCTTCGCAAGAAGTCCTGGAAGGTGGGGAACGCAGGACTGTCATCTCTCCACACCGCGGTGGCCCAATCCAGTGCTTTGCCAGTGAGCAGGGAACACACAAACGATATCCGACTGGAGTCGGTGGGATACAGAGACGGTTGTTGGTTGATGAACAGGGAGCATTGGAGAAGGAACCCCTTACATCTGGCGGGACTGCCGTCGAACTTTTCTGGGAGCGCTAGGCGAGGGTTGACCGCAGGGGAGGCCGCGAAGCCTGGATTGGCGGGAACAACGGGCGGCGGTGTGGCGATTTCAGCAGGGCTAAATCGGAGGCCTTGGAGCGTTTTCACCAGTTCTTCGGTAAGAGAAGTTAAGCGGTTAAGCTGATGTTGATGCACCGctagctggttggcctgggcagtTAGTTCTGACGAAATCTGCATGAGGGCTGCTGGATCGCTgattggcgaagtcttctgtaatgatgggtcgacagaatgtggatccatttgcagctagtttattaaaagtacttacagagtagacagggcaaaggcagaggcataaacagtaacaggcaatggtcgaggcaggcggcagacaaacagagtcagggtacaggcaaggatcagggcaggcagcaaacaatcacagtccaggaaacaggcaaagatcagggtaggcagcaaagggtcgcagggaataaacagtccaatcggtaacagataaacagtccacagaaaaacgctcagaaatgatcacctcggcaaatcaagacttcgcgatgtgtgtgtgtgtgagtgtgtcttatatagtgtgagtgtgatgcggtgcaggtgtgtgtgcaatcagtcccaggagtgagggcccatgggaaccgtagtccgaatgagaactgatcagtattccggtgatggctccctccggtggtccggaggaagggccgaagGAGCCATATTCGTGAcagtaacttagtgaatacatatcacacaaacatatgtctaaagaaacgttgaaatgtcaggttttaaataatgtaagtcaaatcaaaaaaaaatattctctgtttGTGTAACCTGAACAGGGAGAGAGATGTCAGTCGTTTGCGAGTCAccaccttgaaaaaaaaaacgtgtcaaGTTTAGTCAGATTTATGTACTTTTCATCGCTTTGAGACAGGGTGAGGAATAATGCTGGAAGAATTTACCTCAAAGGAAgagactatttaaatatgaatcctgtaTGTCTCTGAATGGCGCagatgcagttttgtttattacaCTTACATTATTAGTAAACATGCCATATTCCCTAAACTATATTGttatactgagatgagtgaaatcgacTGAAATATATAGGAAATATATATGGTATGAAATATATGTTAGCAACATATTAAATTGCAAATTGTTAAGTGCCACATCAATGAAGCTTTTCTTCACAatgaatgatgaaaattcatctttgcgtaacagaaattaaaaattatattttgaattgtaataatatatcataatattgctgttttggAATGCCAGGTAAGGGATATTCACTTATATCAGGATTTATTTCCAAGTAAAACTATATACTCAATATGTGccttcatttattcaaaatgtttatattgttaactttattctaaataaactacaaaataaactttgttctcaaattctTTAGTTCTCTCACACATAGcatacctgactgaaaggctcTTTATGAGgctcattatgcaggtcattgtCTCATatggtgtgaatcacagcattattcaggaTTATTATttacgcctccacgcatactgtctttctaaacaaaaagtgtcttacaaaatgtaaatcaatatattgttttatgtgaatgagCAGGCAGGAtgattttacataattttgaagcaaaaattctaggcTTCTACATTCAGTACACAGAAGTCTTGTGGGCATATatttagtatttgttttgtggCCTTATCTCAGtgacttatttttgttttgttttttttcaataaccacgcataaacgttattctctcaaaaatacaaacatgttcATACATGTTGATCACAttttatggtagcctagtttgtgctgaatacagtgtaatgacactttttccattaatatgtttataagcaactgaaaaaagcacaaatgtcagagcatgtcaaaacttctccagggccccaaacatcctcagaccccagagagTTAATCTGTTATTGATTAAAGAGTGTTACCTGCTTCCACT
The Ctenopharyngodon idella isolate HZGC_01 chromosome 4, HZGC01, whole genome shotgun sequence genome window above contains:
- the LOC127511220 gene encoding uncharacterized protein LOC127511220 isoform X2; protein product: MKALVCILLLLETFVFVVQQQVDGGLNENEISQQISSEDGRQNPPQTDTLRAEASTDSQQYCNLGFLDIHAALRELTATVTEQKANIRELTATVTEQKANIRELTTTDTEQKANIRELTATVTEQKANIRELTTTDTEQKENIRELTATVTEQKENIRALEMQHKFILEELNKKNDEISNLTLSQVELRKENRDREIAFSAALMQSGGGYIGPFTTEITLTYRNVITNIGNAYNPITGIFTAPLKGAYMFRINVHGHGPTPSGASIYKNGEKVVIAYAYQAQNDLNSSNGVVLILEVGDVVYVRLWPNTRIFDNDQNPSTFSGFLLFPLR
- the LOC127511220 gene encoding uncharacterized protein LOC127511220 isoform X3 → MKALVCILLLLETFVFVVQQQVDGGLNENEISQQISSEDGRQNPPQTDTLRAEASTDSQQYCNLGFLDIHAALRELTATVTEQKANIRELTATVTEQKANIRELTTTDTEQKANIRELTATVTEQKANIRELTTTDTEQKENIRALEMQHKFILEELNKKNDEISNLTLSQVELRKENRDREIAFSAGLMESGSGHIGSFTTDITLTYRNVFTNIGNAYNPITGIFTAPLKGAYMFRINVHGHGPTPSGASIYKNGEKVVIAYAYQAQNDLNSSNGVVLILEVGDVVYVRLWPNTRIFDNDQNPSTFSGFLLFPLR
- the LOC127511220 gene encoding uncharacterized protein LOC127511220 isoform X1; translation: MKALVCILLLLETFVFVVQQQVDGGLNENEISQQISSEDGRQNPPQTDTLRAEASTDSQQYCNLGFLDIHAALRELTATVTEQKANIRELTATVTEQKANIRELTTTDTEQKANIRELTATVTEQKANIRELTTTDTEQKENIRELTATVTEQKENIRALEMQHKFILEELNKKNDEISNLTLSQVELRKENRDREIAFSAGLMESGSGHIGSFTTDITLTYRNVFTNIGNAYNPITGIFTAPLKGAYMFRINVHGHGPTPSGASIYKNGEKVVIAYAYQAQNDLNSSNGVVLILEVGDVVYVRLWPNTRIFDNDQNPSTFSGFLLFPLR